One Pseudomonas sp. HOU2 genomic window carries:
- the gcvH gene encoding glycine cleavage system protein GcvH, translated as MSELRFTEDHEWLRTEADGSVTVGITAFAQNALGDVVFVQLPELQAYEKGAEAATVESVKAASGVYMPLDGAVLAVNPALEDAPELVNEDPLGEGWFFRFQPSDAAAVGKLLDQDAYDRLIKAQAEG; from the coding sequence ATGAGCGAGTTGCGTTTTACTGAAGATCACGAATGGCTGCGCACCGAAGCTGACGGCAGCGTTACTGTCGGCATCACCGCTTTCGCGCAGAACGCCCTGGGCGACGTGGTGTTCGTGCAACTGCCTGAACTGCAGGCTTACGAAAAAGGCGCTGAAGCCGCCACCGTGGAATCGGTCAAAGCCGCCAGCGGCGTGTACATGCCTCTGGACGGTGCAGTTCTGGCGGTCAATCCGGCGCTGGAAGATGCTCCGGAACTGGTCAACGAAGATCCGCTGGGCGAAGGCTGGTTCTTCCGTTTCCAGCCAAGTGACGCCGCCGCTGTCGGCAAACTGCTTGATCAGGACGCCTATGACCGTCTGATCAAAGCCCAAGCCGAAGGCTGA
- a CDS encoding DUF5064 family protein, with amino-acid sequence MAIFNPGHLHIERHALTPDDVSYDLCLDYEVFTDPQKGKGIQFTLHGNMQGKDMKEAFFLPKEEAYNFARDVTRIAEKYGIPKAHSQIGSVHKHYDLMFEDIRQKLNMQSGDPVNPEHFE; translated from the coding sequence ATGGCCATATTCAACCCCGGTCATTTGCACATCGAGCGACATGCGTTGACGCCAGATGACGTCAGTTACGACCTGTGCCTCGATTATGAAGTGTTCACCGATCCGCAAAAAGGCAAAGGGATACAGTTCACCCTGCACGGCAACATGCAGGGCAAGGACATGAAGGAAGCGTTTTTCCTGCCCAAGGAAGAGGCTTACAACTTCGCCCGCGACGTGACACGGATTGCCGAAAAGTACGGGATTCCAAAGGCTCACAGCCAGATCGGCTCGGTGCACAAGCATTACGATCTGATGTTTGAGGACATTCGGCAGAAGTTGAATATGCAATCCGGAGATCCGGTTAATCCCGAGCATTTCGAGTAA
- the arcC gene encoding carbamate kinase has protein sequence MRIVVALGGNALLRRGEPMTADNQRANIRIATEQIAKIHPGNQLVIAHGNGPQVGLLSLQAAAYTSVTPYPLDVLGAETEGMIGYIIEQELGNLLDFEVPFATLLTQVEVDAKDPAFQNPTKPIGPVYDKAEAEKLAAEKGWAIAADGDKFRRVVASPRPKRIFEIRPIKWLLDKGSIVICAGGGGIPTMYDENRNLKGIEAVIDKDLCSSLLAEQLEADLLVIATDVNAAFIDYGKPSQKAIAEAHPDELERLGFAAGSMGPKVQAACEFARHTGKVAVIGSLADIEAIVQGTAGTRVSTAKPGISYR, from the coding sequence ATGCGTATCGTCGTAGCTCTGGGCGGTAACGCCCTGCTCCGTCGTGGCGAGCCGATGACCGCTGACAACCAGCGCGCCAACATCCGCATCGCCACCGAGCAAATCGCCAAGATCCATCCCGGCAACCAACTGGTCATCGCCCACGGCAATGGCCCGCAAGTCGGCCTGCTGTCGTTGCAAGCGGCGGCCTACACCTCCGTCACCCCTTACCCGCTGGACGTGCTCGGTGCCGAAACCGAAGGCATGATCGGCTACATCATCGAACAGGAACTGGGCAACCTGCTGGACTTCGAAGTGCCGTTCGCCACCCTGCTGACCCAGGTTGAAGTCGACGCCAAGGACCCGGCCTTCCAGAACCCGACCAAACCGATCGGCCCGGTCTACGACAAGGCCGAAGCGGAAAAACTCGCTGCCGAAAAAGGCTGGGCGATTGCCGCCGACGGTGACAAATTCCGCCGCGTGGTGGCCAGTCCCCGGCCGAAACGCATCTTTGAAATCCGCCCGATCAAGTGGCTGCTGGACAAGGGCAGCATCGTGATTTGTGCGGGTGGCGGCGGCATTCCGACCATGTACGACGAAAACCGTAACCTCAAGGGCATCGAGGCGGTAATTGACAAGGATCTGTGCTCGTCACTGCTCGCCGAGCAACTGGAAGCCGACTTGCTGGTGATCGCCACCGACGTCAACGCGGCGTTCATCGATTACGGCAAGCCGTCGCAGAAGGCCATCGCCGAGGCGCATCCGGATGAACTGGAACGCCTCGGTTTCGCCGCCGGTTCCATGGGGCCGAAGGTGCAGGCAGCCTGCGAATTTGCGCGCCATACTGGCAAGGTCGCGGTCATCGGTTCGCTCGCGGACATCGAAGCGATCGTCCAGGGCACTGCCGGTACTCGCGTCAGCACGGCGAAACCGGGCATCAGCTATCGATAA
- a CDS encoding sigma-54-dependent transcriptional regulator, whose translation MRIHVSFIDRVGITQEVLAILGGRNLNLDAVEMIPPNVYIDAPTLSPQVLEELKDALFRVRGVEAVVVVDILPGQRRHLQLDALLAAMTDPVLALDSAGKVLLANPALIALYGREPAGESVSELFNDPGLLETLLEQGFRLPLREITVNGQTLLLDATPITDAGALLTLYQPNRIGEQLSALHHDHAEGFDALLGESPAIRTLKARAQRVAALDAPLLIQGETGTGKELVARACHAISARHSAPFLALNCAALPENLAESELFGYAPGAFTGAARGGKPGLMELANQGTVFLDEIGEMSPYLQAKLLRFLNDGSFRRVGGDREVKVNVRILSATHRDLEKMVSEGLFREDLFYRLNVLNVEVPPLRERGQDILLLARYFMQQACAQIQRPVCRLAPGTYPALLGNRWPGNVRQLQNVIFRAAAICESSLVDIGDLDIAGTSVARQTDSDVDSLEQAVESFEKALLEKLYVSYPSTRQLASRLQTSHTAIAHRLRKYGIPGKS comes from the coding sequence ATGCGTATCCACGTCAGCTTCATCGACCGCGTCGGCATCACCCAGGAAGTCCTGGCGATCCTCGGTGGGCGTAATCTCAATCTGGATGCGGTGGAGATGATTCCGCCCAACGTCTACATCGACGCGCCGACCTTGAGCCCGCAAGTGCTCGAAGAGCTCAAAGATGCGTTGTTCCGGGTGCGCGGCGTGGAGGCCGTGGTGGTGGTCGACATCCTCCCCGGCCAGCGTCGGCACTTGCAGCTCGATGCGTTGCTCGCGGCGATGACCGATCCGGTACTTGCCCTCGATAGCGCTGGCAAAGTCCTGCTGGCCAACCCGGCACTGATCGCCCTGTACGGACGTGAACCGGCCGGTGAAAGTGTCTCGGAACTGTTCAACGATCCCGGCCTGCTGGAAACCCTGCTCGAACAGGGCTTCCGCCTGCCGCTGCGCGAGATCACCGTCAACGGCCAGACCCTGTTGCTCGACGCCACACCGATCACCGACGCTGGTGCGCTGCTGACCCTGTATCAGCCAAACCGCATCGGCGAACAGCTCTCGGCGCTGCACCACGACCACGCCGAGGGTTTCGATGCGCTGCTCGGCGAATCTCCGGCGATTCGCACCCTGAAGGCTCGCGCGCAACGGGTCGCAGCCCTCGATGCGCCGCTGCTGATTCAAGGCGAAACCGGCACCGGCAAAGAACTGGTGGCCCGCGCCTGTCACGCGATCAGTGCGCGACACAGTGCGCCGTTTCTCGCGCTGAACTGCGCGGCGCTGCCGGAAAACCTCGCCGAGAGCGAGCTGTTCGGTTACGCCCCCGGCGCCTTCACCGGCGCCGCTCGCGGGGGCAAACCGGGGCTGATGGAACTGGCGAACCAAGGCACGGTTTTTCTCGACGAGATTGGCGAGATGTCGCCGTACTTGCAGGCCAAACTGCTGCGCTTTCTGAATGACGGCAGCTTCCGCCGGGTGGGCGGTGATCGCGAGGTGAAGGTCAACGTGCGGATCCTCAGCGCGACCCACCGCGATCTGGAAAAAATGGTCAGCGAGGGACTGTTTCGCGAAGACCTGTTCTACCGCCTCAACGTGCTCAACGTCGAAGTGCCGCCGCTGCGTGAGCGAGGTCAGGACATTCTGTTGCTGGCGCGCTATTTCATGCAGCAGGCCTGCGCGCAGATTCAGCGCCCGGTCTGCCGCCTCGCCCCCGGCACCTATCCGGCGCTGCTCGGCAATCGCTGGCCGGGCAACGTGCGCCAATTGCAGAACGTGATCTTTCGCGCGGCGGCGATCTGCGAAAGCAGTCTGGTCGACATTGGTGACCTCGACATCGCCGGCACCTCAGTGGCGCGGCAGACCGACAGCGACGTCGACAGCCTGGAACAGGCCGTCGAATCCTTCGAGAAAGCGCTGCTGGAAAAGCTCTACGTCAGCTACCCCTCGACCCGCCAACTGGCCAGCCGCCTGCAGACCTCGCACACGGCAATCGCCCATCGCCTGCGCAAGTACGGCATTCCGGGCAAGTCTTAA
- the gcvP gene encoding aminomethyl-transferring glycine dehydrogenase: protein MTQVNLGTANEFIARHIGPRAGDEQAMLNSLGFDSLEALSASVIPESIKGTSVLGMDDGLSEADALAMIKSIAGKNQLFKTYIGQGYYNCHTPSPILRNLLENPAWYTAYTPYQPEISQGRLEALLNFQTLISDLTGLPIANASLLDEATAAAEAMTFCKRLSKNKGSHQFFASIHSHPQTLDVLRTRAEPLGIDVVVGDERELSDVTPFFGALLQYPASNGDLFDYRELTERFHAANALVAVAADLLALTLLTAPGEFGADVAIGSAQRFGVPLGFGGPHAAYFSTKDAFKRDMPGRLVGVSVDRFGKPALRLAMQTREQHIRREKATSNICTAQVLLANIASMYAVYHGPKGLTQIANRVHHLTAILAKGLSAMGQTVEQAHFFDTLTVATGAQTAALHDKAHAAQINLRVIDTQRLGLSVDETTTQADIETLWGLFADGKTLPDFAALAASVQSTIPAALVRQSPILSHPVFNRYHSETELMRYLRKLADKDLALDRTMIPLGSCTMKLNAASEMIPVTWAEFGALHPFAPAAQSAGYQQLTDELEAMLCAATGYDAISLQPNAGSQGEYAGLLAIRAYHQSRGDERRDICLIPSSAHGTNPATANMAGMRVVVTACDARGNVDIEDLRAKAIEHREHLAALMITYPSTHGVFEEGIREICGIIHDNGGQVYIDGANMNAMVGLCAPGKFGGDVSHLNLHKTFCIPHGGGGPGVGPIGVKSHLTPFLPGHSQMQRKEGAVCAAPFGSASILPITWMYIRMMGGAGLKRASQLAILNANYISRRLEEHYPVLYTGSNGLVAHECILDLRPLKDSSGISVDDVAKRLIDFGFHAPTMSFPVAGTLMIEPTESESKEELDRFCDAMIRIREEIRAVENGTLDKDDNPLKNAPHTAAELVGEWTHPYSREQAVYPVASLIEGKYWPPVGRVDNVFGDRNLVCACPSIESYA from the coding sequence ATGACCCAAGTAAACCTCGGCACTGCCAACGAATTCATTGCCCGTCACATCGGCCCGCGTGCCGGTGACGAGCAAGCCATGCTCAACAGCCTCGGTTTCGACTCGCTCGAAGCGCTGAGCGCCAGCGTGATCCCGGAAAGCATCAAGGGCACCAGCGTGCTCGGCATGGACGACGGCCTGAGCGAAGCCGATGCGCTGGCGATGATCAAATCCATCGCCGGCAAAAACCAGCTGTTCAAGACCTACATCGGCCAGGGCTACTACAACTGCCACACGCCGTCGCCGATCCTGCGCAACCTGCTGGAAAACCCGGCCTGGTACACCGCTTACACCCCGTACCAGCCAGAGATTTCCCAGGGCCGTCTCGAAGCGCTGCTGAACTTCCAAACCCTGATCAGCGACCTCACCGGCCTGCCGATCGCCAACGCTTCCCTGCTCGACGAAGCCACCGCCGCTGCCGAAGCCATGACCTTCTGCAAGCGCCTGAGCAAGAACAAGGGCAGCCACCAGTTCTTCGCCTCGATCCACAGCCACCCGCAAACCCTCGACGTGCTGCGCACCCGTGCCGAGCCGCTGGGCATCGACGTGGTGGTCGGCGATGAGCGTGAGCTGAGCGACGTGACGCCATTCTTCGGCGCGCTGCTGCAATACCCGGCGAGCAACGGTGATCTGTTCGACTACCGCGAACTGACCGAGCGCTTCCACGCCGCCAACGCGCTGGTGGCCGTGGCTGCCGATCTGCTGGCTCTGACCCTGCTGACCGCCCCGGGCGAGTTCGGCGCCGACGTCGCCATCGGTTCCGCGCAACGCTTCGGTGTGCCGCTGGGCTTCGGTGGCCCGCACGCGGCTTACTTCTCCACCAAGGATGCGTTCAAACGCGACATGCCGGGCCGTCTGGTCGGTGTTTCGGTTGACCGTTTCGGCAAACCGGCCCTGCGTCTGGCGATGCAGACCCGCGAGCAACACATTCGCCGCGAGAAGGCCACCTCGAACATCTGCACCGCGCAAGTGCTGCTGGCCAACATCGCCAGCATGTACGCCGTGTACCACGGCCCGAAAGGCTTGACCCAGATCGCCAACCGCGTGCATCACCTGACCGCGATTCTCGCCAAGGGCCTGAGCGCAATGGGCCAGACCGTCGAGCAGGCGCACTTCTTCGACACCCTGACCGTCGCCACTGGCGCACAGACTGCCGCGCTGCACGACAAGGCGCACGCTGCACAGATCAACCTGCGCGTAATCGACACTCAGCGTCTGGGCCTGTCGGTGGACGAAACCACCACCCAGGCTGACATCGAAACCCTGTGGGGCCTGTTCGCCGACGGCAAAACCCTGCCGGACTTCGCTGCGCTGGCCGCTTCGGTACAAAGCACCATCCCGGCTGCGCTGGTACGTCAGTCACCGATTCTCAGCCACCCGGTGTTCAACCGCTATCACTCGGAAACCGAGCTGATGCGCTACCTGCGCAAACTGGCGGACAAAGACCTGGCACTGGATCGCACCATGATCCCGCTGGGCTCGTGCACCATGAAACTCAACGCCGCCAGCGAAATGATCCCGGTGACCTGGGCCGAATTCGGCGCCCTGCACCCGTTCGCCCCTGCTGCGCAGAGCGCCGGTTATCAGCAACTGACCGATGAACTGGAAGCGATGCTCTGCGCCGCCACCGGTTACGACGCGATCTCGCTGCAACCGAACGCCGGTTCCCAAGGCGAATATGCAGGCCTGCTGGCGATTCGCGCTTACCACCAGAGCCGTGGCGACGAGCGCCGCGACATCTGCCTGATCCCGTCGTCCGCCCACGGCACTAACCCGGCCACCGCCAACATGGCCGGCATGCGCGTGGTGGTGACCGCGTGCGATGCCCGTGGCAACGTCGATATCGAAGACCTACGCGCCAAAGCCATCGAGCACCGCGAACACCTCGCGGCGCTGATGATCACCTACCCGTCGACCCACGGCGTGTTCGAGGAAGGTATCCGCGAAATCTGCGGCATCATTCACGACAACGGCGGCCAGGTGTACATCGACGGCGCCAACATGAACGCGATGGTCGGCCTCTGTGCACCGGGCAAGTTCGGCGGCGATGTCAGCCACCTGAACCTGCACAAGACTTTCTGCATTCCTCACGGCGGTGGCGGCCCGGGCGTCGGCCCGATCGGCGTCAAGTCGCACCTGACCCCGTTCCTGCCGGGTCACAGCCAGATGCAACGCAAGGAAGGTGCGGTCTGCGCAGCGCCGTTCGGCAGCGCGAGCATTCTGCCGATCACCTGGATGTACATTCGCATGATGGGCGGCGCCGGTCTGAAGCGCGCTTCGCAACTGGCAATTCTCAACGCCAACTATATTTCCCGTCGTCTGGAAGAGCACTATCCAGTGCTGTACACCGGCAGCAACGGTCTGGTGGCGCACGAATGCATTCTCGATCTGCGTCCACTGAAAGACAGCAGCGGCATCAGCGTCGATGACGTCGCCAAGCGCCTGATCGACTTCGGCTTCCACGCCCCGACCATGTCGTTCCCGGTCGCCGGCACGCTGATGATCGAGCCGACCGAAAGCGAATCCAAGGAAGAACTGGACCGCTTCTGCGACGCCATGATCCGCATCCGCGAGGAAATCCGCGCGGTGGAAAACGGCACTTTGGACAAGGACGACAACCCGCTGAAGAACGCACCGCACACCGCGGCGGAGCTGGTCGGCGAATGGACCCACCCGTACAGCCGCGAGCAGGCGGTGTATCCGGTGGCGTCGTTGATCGAAGGCAAATACTGGCCGCCGGTCGGCCGCGTCGACAACGTGTTTGGCGACCGCAACCTGGTCTGCGCCTGCCCGTCGATCGAAAGCTACGCTTAA